One segment of Solanum lycopersicum chromosome 1, SLM_r2.1 DNA contains the following:
- the LOC101247269 gene encoding GATA transcription factor 19-like isoform X2, which translates to MEAADNSRKMVGGQYGVVAFQQEYVNVPIRVDRYGGGGFEAHDISVGGGYEEAMSSGEELQVCSMPLVAGPVDSGRVMAVSSRTSELTISFEGQVYVFPAVTPEKVQAVMLLLGGCDVPSYVPNSNSVALPSTKSVENDVPTRQNISPRMASLIRFREKRKDRCFEKTIRYACRKEVAQRMHRKNGQFASLKEGGKSSADNIDSGDSAAQSEPTLRRCHHCGTNESETPAMRRGPSGPRTLCNACGLMWANKGMFRDITKGGSHVPFDKNEPGTPDIKLSTFAPENSYLKQHQEGSSGETKLTEENPSVTTAELDMQEAAENFADSSPFRIRSSSVNIDDEDNLDELANASGTEFEIPADFDEQIGIDSHMSVHWPVT; encoded by the exons ATGGAAGCGGCGGATAATTCGAGGAAAATGGTAGGTGGGCAGTATGGAGTAGTAGCGTTTCAGCAGGAGTATGTGAATGTTCCAATTCGAGTAGATAGATATGGAGGTGGAGGATTTGAGGCTCATGATATCAGCGTTGGCGGTGGCTATGAGGAGGCGATGAGTAGCGGTGAAGAGTTGCAGGTTTGCTCTATGCCGCTTGTTGCTGGCCCTGTAGATAGCGGCAGAGTTATGGCTGTGTCCTCGCGGACTAGTGAGCTTACTATTTCTTTCGAAGGCCAAGTCTATGTATTCCCAGCTGTTACTCCTGAAAAG GTGCAAGCTGTGATGCTATTATTAGGAGGGTGTGATGTTCCCAGTTATGTACCTAACTCAAATTCTGTTGCACTGCCAAGTACAAAG AGTGTTGAGAATGATGTCCCCACCAGGCAAAACATTTCTCCGAGAATGGCATCTCTGATAAGGTTccgggagaagagaaaagatagATGCTTTGAGAAAACAATTCGTTATGCTTGTCGAAAAGAAGTTGCACAGAG GATGCATCGTAAAAATGGACAATTTGCCTCTTTAAAAGAAGGTGGAAAGTCGTCTGCTGACAATATTGATTCAGGGGACAGTGCTGCTCAATCTGAACCTAC ACTGCGAAGATGTCACCACTGTGGTACTAATGAAAGTGAGACCCCTGCAATGCGGCGGGGCCCATCAGGCCCTAGAACCCTCTGCAATGCTTGTGGGCTTATGTGGGCAAACAAG GGTATGTTCAGAGATATTACAAAGGGAGGGAGTCATGTACCCTTTGACAAAAACGAGCCA GGAACTCCTGATATCAAGCTGTCTACCTTTGCACCTGAGAATTCTTATCTAAAGCAACATCAAGAG GGAAGTTCGGGAGAGACAAAGCTTACAGAGGAAAATCCTTCAGTTACAACTGCTGAGCTG GATATGCAAGAAGCTGCAGAAAACTTCGCTGATAGTTCACCTTTCCGTATTCGAAGTTCTTCAGTTAACATTGATGACGAG